In Dyadobacter sp. NIV53, a single window of DNA contains:
- a CDS encoding alpha/beta hydrolase: MIFTLSVCIAQEIPLYPGKTPNSKDVADEEERKGNEQVDSLAFKVSIPTISVFLATKEKANGTSVIIFPGGGYGGLLTKREGSDPAREFNKLGVTAFVVKYRLPSDRTMIDKSIGPLQDAQQAIKMVREKAKEWNINPQKIGIMGYSAGGHLAATAGTHFGISYIPNTEKTSLRPDFMLLINPVISFTDSIGHTGSRKNLLGDNPAKEQIRLFSNEYHISKLTPPAFLVHAGTDVVVPVANSLVFYQNLQRYGVSGEIHIYSKGEHGFLTYPSFGEWFGRCVNWMKSMELMP; this comes from the coding sequence TTGATATTTACTCTCAGTGTTTGTATTGCCCAGGAAATTCCGCTGTATCCGGGTAAAACCCCTAATTCAAAAGACGTTGCAGACGAAGAAGAACGGAAAGGAAATGAGCAAGTCGATTCGCTGGCTTTTAAAGTTTCCATTCCTACAATTTCCGTTTTTTTAGCAACAAAAGAAAAAGCCAATGGAACATCTGTTATCATATTTCCGGGAGGCGGTTATGGAGGTTTGCTGACAAAAAGAGAAGGCAGTGATCCGGCCAGAGAATTTAATAAACTGGGTGTAACTGCTTTTGTTGTAAAATACAGGCTACCAAGTGACAGGACAATGATTGATAAGTCAATTGGGCCATTGCAGGATGCGCAGCAGGCGATAAAAATGGTAAGGGAGAAAGCAAAAGAATGGAATATCAATCCGCAAAAGATTGGTATTATGGGTTACTCCGCAGGCGGGCATCTTGCAGCAACGGCAGGAACGCATTTCGGCATTTCTTACATTCCTAATACAGAGAAAACAAGTTTAAGGCCGGATTTTATGCTGCTGATCAATCCCGTAATCAGTTTTACAGATAGCATTGGACACACCGGATCACGAAAAAATCTATTAGGTGATAATCCGGCAAAAGAACAGATCAGGCTATTTTCCAACGAATATCATATTTCAAAATTAACTCCGCCTGCCTTTCTGGTTCATGCCGGTACGGACGTGGTTGTTCCGGTTGCTAACAGTCTTGTTTTTTATCAAAATTTACAACGCTACGGAGTTTCAGGTGAAATTCATATTTACTCAAAAGGAGAACATGGTTTTCTGACTTATCCATCATTCGGCGAATGGTTTGGGCGCTGTGTAAACTGGATGAAAAGTATGGAGCTGATGCCATGA
- a CDS encoding sulfatase → MKIFCLSLFKISCLFIFLLTSFYLKAQTAQSGSKPNIIFIFSDDHAYQAIGAYGNKYAKTPNIDRIANEGALLKNNLVTNSICGPSRATLLTGKYSHSNGYKRNDNTRFNTNQTLFPEVLQQSGYQTAWIGKMHLNSLPKGFDYWNILPGQGNYYNPDFISQPNDTTRYNGYVSDVITQFSTDWLDKRDNSKPFFLIVGHKATHREWLPDLQDLGAYDDVDFPLPSTFYDTYEGREAAKQQDMTISKTMRLKEDLKVLPDYEKDGTYNRFSEDQKKVFKAYYDKIGKEPEEKKLTGKALTEWKYQRYLKDYLSTANSLDRNIGKLLDYLDKSGLAKNTVVIYASDQGFYMGEHGWFDKRFIYEESLKTPFVIRYPGVVKPGSQVDQLVMNIDWAPTVLNIAGAKIPADIQGKSFLPLLDGSKTEGWRKEAYYHYYEFPQPHHVFPHFGIRTDRYKLAYFYGGADSWELYDLEKDPTEVSNIYAKESSGKISADLKVKLKKLMNQYKDDEALKILAGAKK, encoded by the coding sequence CCTGTCTTTATTTAAAATCAGTTGCTTATTTATTTTTTTACTTACCTCATTTTATTTAAAAGCACAAACTGCCCAATCAGGATCAAAACCGAACATTATTTTTATTTTTTCGGACGATCATGCGTACCAGGCTATTGGGGCATATGGGAATAAATATGCAAAGACACCAAATATTGATCGTATAGCTAATGAAGGGGCATTATTAAAAAATAACCTGGTTACTAATTCTATCTGCGGCCCAAGCCGGGCTACTTTACTTACCGGGAAATACAGCCATTCGAATGGTTACAAAAGGAATGACAATACCCGGTTTAATACCAACCAGACTTTGTTTCCGGAAGTATTACAGCAAAGCGGATATCAAACTGCGTGGATTGGGAAAATGCACCTGAATAGTTTGCCAAAAGGGTTTGATTACTGGAATATTTTACCTGGCCAGGGAAATTATTATAATCCTGATTTCATTAGCCAGCCTAATGATACAACGCGTTATAACGGTTATGTTTCAGATGTAATTACCCAATTTTCAACCGATTGGCTTGATAAACGCGATAATTCCAAGCCATTTTTCCTGATCGTGGGACACAAGGCTACGCACCGTGAATGGCTTCCGGATTTACAGGATCTTGGAGCATATGACGACGTTGATTTTCCGTTGCCTTCCACTTTTTATGATACTTACGAAGGCAGGGAAGCCGCTAAACAGCAGGATATGACGATCAGTAAAACCATGCGCCTGAAAGAGGACCTGAAAGTTTTACCGGATTATGAAAAGGACGGTACTTACAATCGGTTCAGCGAAGACCAGAAAAAGGTTTTCAAGGCCTATTATGATAAAATCGGCAAGGAACCAGAAGAGAAAAAACTGACTGGAAAAGCATTGACTGAATGGAAATATCAGCGATATCTGAAAGACTATTTATCGACGGCAAATTCACTGGACAGGAATATCGGTAAACTGCTTGATTATCTTGATAAATCGGGTCTTGCAAAAAATACAGTAGTTATTTATGCCTCTGACCAGGGATTTTACATGGGAGAACATGGCTGGTTCGACAAGCGGTTTATATATGAAGAGTCTTTGAAAACACCCTTTGTTATTCGTTATCCGGGTGTGGTAAAGCCAGGTTCGCAGGTTGATCAGCTGGTGATGAATATCGACTGGGCGCCAACCGTATTAAATATTGCCGGCGCAAAAATACCGGCTGATATACAGGGGAAATCATTTTTGCCACTTCTCGACGGATCAAAAACGGAAGGATGGAGGAAAGAAGCCTATTATCACTATTACGAGTTTCCGCAGCCGCATCATGTTTTCCCACATTTCGGGATCAGGACAGACCGTTACAAACTGGCCTATTTTTATGGCGGAGCTGATTCGTGGGAATTATATGATCTGGAAAAAGATCCTACTGAGGTTTCTAATATTTACGCTAAAGAGAGTTCCGGAAAAATATCGGCTGATTTGAAGGTAAAACTCAAAAAACTGATGAATCAGTACAAGGATGATGAGGCTTTAAAAATACTGGCAGGAGCTAAAAAGTAA
- a CDS encoding YceI family protein translates to MKKVFVFLLAGLLASSAVIANGPDKVKAADKTLTVDTKTSKVTWGAKKVTGTHAGDVPLTSGSLIVDGDKLKGGTFVFDVKNLTVTDVKDAEMNGKLTGHLKSPDFFSVEAHPQAKFVITTVTSKGAGAYDVTGKLTIKGITNDVTFPATVKSDAKKVVADAKITVDRTKYDIKFRSTNFFENLGDKAIDNDFTLEVNLVANK, encoded by the coding sequence ATGAAAAAAGTATTTGTATTTCTTTTGGCAGGTTTACTGGCCAGTTCTGCTGTAATAGCTAATGGCCCGGATAAAGTGAAAGCTGCTGATAAAACATTGACAGTGGACACTAAAACCAGTAAAGTTACCTGGGGTGCTAAAAAAGTAACAGGTACGCATGCTGGCGATGTGCCTTTGACGAGCGGATCTTTAATCGTTGACGGAGATAAATTAAAAGGCGGCACTTTTGTATTTGATGTAAAAAACCTTACTGTTACTGATGTTAAGGATGCAGAAATGAACGGCAAATTAACAGGACATCTTAAAAGTCCTGATTTCTTTTCTGTTGAAGCACATCCACAGGCAAAGTTTGTCATTACCACAGTAACTTCAAAAGGAGCTGGTGCTTATGATGTTACGGGAAAATTAACAATCAAAGGCATTACCAATGACGTGACATTTCCTGCAACTGTGAAATCTGATGCCAAAAAGGTGGTTGCTGATGCTAAAATTACGGTTGACAGAACGAAATATGATATTAAGTTCCGCTCAACGAATTTCTTTGAAAACCTGGGTGACAAAGCAATTGACAACGATTTTACACTTGAAGTAAATCTGGTGGCTAATAAGTAG
- a CDS encoding alpha/beta fold hydrolase has protein sequence MPTVKTNGIHFHYEERGSGKSLDDIPVLLIMGITAPGSVWNVHLADWQHHFRCIVGDNRGVGLTDKPAGPYSSEQMADDYAGLLDAIQVEKVKVVGCSMGSTIAQQLAIRHPDKVHSLVLMCPWARCDNYAKGLFQHIMNAKARFRPEEFSLYIQLLIFSKSSWDNEEKHTDLEQGRNQDAFGAFPQPLHGLEGQAAACINHNSLNDLGKIKKPTLVIGGKEDIFTPVWMAEEVTNGIPGAELFLYEKLGHAFHFENTDDFNPRVRNWLLEH, from the coding sequence ATGCCAACTGTAAAAACCAACGGAATACATTTTCATTACGAAGAGCGCGGTTCAGGGAAATCATTAGATGATATTCCTGTTTTGCTGATTATGGGTATCACTGCACCTGGTTCTGTATGGAATGTTCATTTAGCGGACTGGCAACATCATTTCCGATGCATCGTAGGCGATAACCGTGGTGTAGGATTAACTGACAAACCTGCCGGGCCGTATTCTTCAGAACAAATGGCTGATGATTATGCTGGGTTACTGGATGCTATTCAGGTGGAAAAGGTGAAAGTTGTGGGTTGCTCAATGGGGAGTACGATCGCTCAGCAATTAGCAATCCGTCATCCTGACAAAGTTCATTCGCTGGTTTTGATGTGTCCGTGGGCGCGATGTGATAATTATGCAAAAGGACTTTTTCAGCATATTATGAACGCCAAAGCGAGATTCAGGCCGGAAGAATTCAGCTTGTATATTCAGTTATTGATTTTTTCAAAATCGTCATGGGATAATGAAGAAAAGCATACCGATCTGGAACAAGGCAGAAATCAGGATGCTTTTGGTGCGTTTCCACAACCATTGCACGGATTGGAAGGACAAGCAGCAGCTTGTATCAATCACAATTCCTTGAACGATTTGGGCAAAATTAAAAAACCGACATTGGTGATCGGAGGTAAGGAAGACATTTTTACACCTGTTTGGATGGCAGAAGAAGTGACGAATGGTATTCCGGGAGCAGAACTGTTTTTGTATGAAAAATTGGGTCATGCTTTCCATTTCGAGAATACCGACGACTTCAATCCAAGGGTTCGCAATTGGTTGTTAGAACATTAA
- a CDS encoding aldose 1-epimerase family protein has product MKEADSTNKDWKDKVSNHAQLGGIETSVIDNGAGRGTRIAWINTGTGLRYKVVIDRAMDIADAFYNQHSLAWLSHGGITYPQPFADKGIDWLRTFGGGLLTTCGLSHVGGPESDEFGDRGLHGLISNTPAEIVSIIQPDPRLGQLEMSITGIIRETKPFGPSLELKRTISATLGKATIRIHDEVINKANTAAPHMLLYHFNFGYPLVDEGTDLLWNGKWFPRHGEENAKIFKEGNDFKKCPGPIDSHLGTGEEVVLVDIEADIFGQSVAGLYNSKLGLAVAMRFKKEQLPWFANWQHWGKGEYVTGLEPSTHPLSGQAQARKDGTLIFIEPGEKREYDVELEVITEEEAIKELLVDYNQVM; this is encoded by the coding sequence ATGAAGGAAGCTGATTCAACAAATAAGGACTGGAAGGATAAGGTGTCGAATCATGCACAATTGGGTGGTATTGAAACTTCTGTAATTGATAATGGCGCGGGAAGAGGAACACGGATTGCCTGGATAAATACAGGAACCGGATTGCGATATAAAGTAGTCATTGACAGGGCAATGGATATTGCGGATGCTTTTTATAATCAGCATAGTCTGGCCTGGCTTAGTCATGGAGGAATTACTTATCCACAACCATTTGCCGACAAAGGAATTGATTGGTTACGCACGTTTGGTGGTGGATTGCTAACAACCTGCGGACTTTCACACGTTGGTGGACCGGAATCCGATGAGTTTGGTGACAGAGGTTTGCATGGGTTAATCAGCAATACACCAGCAGAAATTGTCTCAATTATTCAGCCGGATCCAAGATTGGGTCAGTTGGAAATGAGCATTACCGGCATCATTCGCGAAACAAAACCATTTGGGCCAAGCCTGGAATTAAAAAGAACGATTTCGGCAACGCTTGGAAAAGCAACAATTCGTATTCATGACGAAGTAATTAATAAAGCAAATACCGCCGCGCCACACATGCTGCTCTACCATTTCAATTTTGGATATCCGCTTGTGGATGAAGGAACTGACTTGCTATGGAATGGTAAATGGTTTCCACGGCACGGTGAAGAAAATGCAAAAATATTTAAAGAAGGAAACGATTTTAAAAAATGTCCGGGGCCAATTGACTCGCACCTCGGAACGGGAGAAGAAGTTGTTTTGGTAGATATTGAGGCGGATATTTTTGGACAAAGTGTTGCAGGTCTTTACAACTCTAAATTAGGGCTGGCCGTAGCAATGAGGTTTAAAAAAGAACAATTACCATGGTTCGCCAACTGGCAGCATTGGGGTAAAGGTGAATATGTTACCGGTCTGGAACCAAGCACGCATCCACTTTCAGGTCAGGCACAGGCTAGGAAAGATGGAACACTGATATTTATTGAACCGGGAGAGAAAAGAGAATATGATGTTGAGTTGGAGGTGATAACGGAGGAGGAGGCGATTAAGGAGCTTTTGGTTGATTATAACCAAGTGATGTAA
- a CDS encoding alpha/beta hydrolase gives MNTRFLTIPGLASSGPNHWQTIWENQYPHLFSRVEQVNWDWPVKDEWVEKLQERIAGLTEPTILIAHSLGCITVAHWAQKYTSEYIDAALLVAPADADLSKRLNFVVGFTPVPRVLFPFKSIVVASANDMYASIGRSEMFAKSWGSEFINIGKKGHINAVSGLDDWQEGKKILEKLSRYNLVEV, from the coding sequence ATGAACACCCGTTTTCTTACAATTCCCGGTTTGGCAAGCTCTGGCCCTAATCATTGGCAAACGATTTGGGAAAATCAGTATCCGCATCTTTTCAGCAGAGTGGAACAGGTTAACTGGGACTGGCCGGTAAAGGATGAATGGGTTGAGAAATTACAGGAACGCATTGCGGGGTTAACAGAACCTACTATTTTAATTGCACATAGCCTCGGATGTATTACCGTAGCGCACTGGGCACAAAAATATACATCTGAATACATTGATGCAGCTTTGCTAGTCGCGCCGGCTGATGCTGATTTGTCAAAACGGCTTAATTTCGTAGTCGGATTTACGCCGGTACCCAGGGTGTTATTTCCATTTAAAAGTATTGTGGTGGCGAGTGCAAATGATATGTATGCAAGTATTGGCCGTTCTGAAATGTTTGCAAAAAGCTGGGGTAGTGAATTTATAAATATTGGTAAAAAAGGGCATATTAATGCCGTTTCCGGATTGGATGACTGGCAGGAAGGGAAAAAAATATTGGAAAAACTCAGTCGATATAACCTGGTTGAAGTATAG
- a CDS encoding glycoside hydrolase family 130 protein, whose translation MLTSTVHAQNTLPDWAFGGFVRPEGVNPVISPDSTTRFMCPMNKRMIDWESNDTFNPAATIKNGKIVVLYRAEDKAGRAIGKRTSRIGYAESTDGVTFKRRKTPVLFPAEDSQKAMEWPGGCEDPRVAVTEDGLYVILYTQWNQDKARIGVATSRDLIKWQKHGPAFKKAYNGKFNEIWSKSGSLLTKLVKDKQVIAKVNGKYWLYFGEANVNVATSIDLINWEPIVDSNQNLVNLISPRKGFFDSNLTECGPPAILTDKGIVLMYNGKNDKGEDGDQRFTPNSYCAGQVLLDKNDPSKVLARMDVPFFRPMESFEKSGQYIAGTVFIEGMVYFKGKWLLYYGCADSRVGVAVFDPKLKTPGDPIPVN comes from the coding sequence TTGTTAACAAGTACTGTCCACGCACAAAATACATTACCAGATTGGGCATTTGGCGGTTTTGTCCGTCCGGAAGGCGTAAATCCTGTTATTTCCCCCGACAGCACAACACGATTTATGTGCCCAATGAATAAAAGGATGATAGACTGGGAATCTAACGATACTTTCAATCCGGCTGCAACGATTAAAAATGGTAAAATTGTAGTCCTTTATCGTGCCGAAGACAAAGCAGGAAGAGCTATTGGAAAACGAACTTCCCGGATCGGTTATGCTGAGAGTACTGACGGTGTTACCTTTAAACGACGGAAAACGCCAGTTTTATTTCCAGCAGAAGATAGCCAGAAAGCAATGGAATGGCCGGGCGGCTGTGAAGACCCGCGTGTGGCTGTAACAGAAGATGGTCTTTATGTAATTCTCTATACACAATGGAACCAGGATAAGGCGCGGATAGGTGTAGCCACTTCACGTGACCTGATCAAATGGCAAAAACATGGGCCGGCCTTTAAAAAAGCTTATAATGGGAAGTTCAATGAAATCTGGTCTAAATCTGGTTCGCTGCTTACCAAACTGGTAAAAGATAAACAGGTAATTGCAAAAGTGAATGGAAAATACTGGCTTTATTTTGGTGAAGCTAATGTAAATGTAGCTACATCTATTGACCTCATAAATTGGGAACCAATCGTTGATAGCAACCAGAACCTGGTAAATCTGATCTCTCCCAGAAAAGGATTTTTCGATAGCAATCTGACAGAGTGTGGCCCACCGGCAATCCTTACTGACAAAGGAATTGTGCTGATGTATAATGGAAAAAATGATAAAGGAGAAGATGGAGACCAAAGGTTTACGCCAAATAGCTATTGTGCAGGACAGGTTTTGCTGGATAAAAATGATCCGTCAAAAGTATTGGCAAGAATGGATGTTCCGTTTTTCCGCCCTATGGAATCATTTGAAAAAAGCGGGCAATATATAGCAGGGACTGTATTTATTGAAGGTATGGTTTATTTCAAAGGGAAATGGCTTTTATATTATGGCTGTGCAGATTCCAGAGTTGGAGTAGCTGTATTTGATCCCAAGTTGAAAACACCGGGCGATCCGATTCCGGTTAATTAA
- a CDS encoding fasciclin domain-containing protein, whose amino-acid sequence MKTLKIKSTILAIALLATFGAFAQKEKTVTVGGAAMYPSKNIIENAVNSKDHTTLVAAVKAAGLVETLSGSGPFTVFAPVNAAFAALPAGTVDELLKPENKATLTSILTYHVIPGKVDAKSVLKMIKDGSGKAMAKTVQGEELTFTTKGKDVWVTDAKGNTAMVTIADVFQSNGIIHVIDKVLMP is encoded by the coding sequence ATGAAAACGTTAAAAATTAAAAGCACAATACTAGCAATTGCTTTATTAGCAACCTTTGGAGCATTTGCTCAGAAAGAAAAAACAGTAACGGTTGGTGGAGCTGCAATGTATCCCTCAAAAAACATCATTGAGAACGCAGTAAATTCTAAGGATCATACCACGCTCGTTGCGGCAGTAAAGGCTGCTGGTTTAGTAGAAACATTATCAGGATCAGGGCCCTTTACAGTATTCGCTCCTGTAAATGCAGCATTTGCGGCTTTGCCAGCCGGTACTGTTGATGAGTTGTTGAAACCTGAAAATAAAGCCACGCTTACTTCAATATTAACATACCATGTAATTCCTGGAAAAGTTGATGCTAAATCGGTGTTGAAAATGATAAAGGATGGTAGTGGTAAGGCAATGGCTAAAACTGTTCAAGGGGAAGAGCTTACATTCACTACAAAGGGTAAAGATGTATGGGTAACAGATGCCAAAGGAAATACTGCTATGGTTACAATTGCAGATGTATTTCAATCGAATGGTATAATCCATGTAATTGATAAGGTTTTAATGCCTTAA
- a CDS encoding formylglycine-generating enzyme family protein has product MIFIERKISFVFLIAVLGFGCQKKQTAAEKTADSLAHCIADGIPSRAAAIQNVANVTQGKDDTKEMVWIEGGKFLMGADEFPDSRPMHEITLDGFYMDEHEVTNAEYARFVAATKYKTVAERPLNPADYPGVPADKLVPGSAVFTPTATQVSLDNPLQWWSYVPAASWLQPEGKGSSIKGRENYPVIHISYEDAAAYAKWAGKRLPTEAEWEYAAQGGKGNHTYYWGDQLKPGNKWVANIYQGSFPDKNTREDGFASAAPVKSFPANPYGLYDMDGNVWEWCQDLYRPDYYQKSPAKNPQGPGDSYDPDEPNAVKHVQRGGSFLCSDDYCIRYKAGSRGKGEVTSGSNNLGFRCVKERK; this is encoded by the coding sequence ATGATATTTATTGAGAGAAAAATTTCGTTCGTTTTTTTGATTGCAGTGTTAGGATTTGGCTGTCAGAAAAAGCAGACTGCCGCCGAAAAAACAGCCGACAGCCTTGCACATTGCATTGCTGACGGAATTCCTTCCCGCGCCGCAGCTATACAAAACGTTGCCAATGTGACACAGGGAAAAGATGATACAAAGGAAATGGTGTGGATTGAAGGCGGGAAATTTTTAATGGGAGCGGATGAATTCCCTGATTCCAGGCCAATGCACGAAATTACTTTGGATGGTTTTTACATGGACGAGCATGAAGTGACCAATGCTGAATATGCTCGTTTTGTGGCTGCTACCAAGTATAAAACCGTAGCGGAAAGACCATTAAACCCGGCAGATTATCCGGGTGTTCCGGCTGATAAACTTGTACCTGGTTCGGCAGTTTTTACACCTACTGCAACGCAGGTTTCACTTGATAATCCACTGCAATGGTGGAGCTATGTTCCTGCGGCAAGTTGGTTGCAGCCCGAAGGCAAAGGAAGTTCTATAAAAGGAAGAGAAAATTACCCGGTGATTCATATATCGTATGAAGACGCGGCGGCATATGCAAAATGGGCAGGAAAACGCCTCCCGACAGAAGCAGAGTGGGAATATGCGGCCCAAGGTGGAAAGGGTAACCATACTTATTACTGGGGCGACCAGCTGAAACCAGGCAATAAGTGGGTAGCGAATATTTACCAGGGCAGTTTTCCTGATAAAAATACAAGGGAAGATGGTTTTGCAAGCGCAGCGCCAGTCAAATCATTTCCTGCCAATCCTTATGGCTTGTACGATATGGACGGCAATGTTTGGGAATGGTGCCAGGATCTTTACCGTCCTGATTATTATCAGAAAAGCCCGGCAAAAAATCCGCAGGGGCCGGGTGATAGTTATGATCCGGATGAACCCAATGCGGTAAAACATGTACAGCGCGGAGGATCTTTTTTATGCAGTGATGATTATTGTATCCGCTATAAAGCCGGAAGCAGAGGAAAAGGAGAAGTGACCAGTGGTAGTAACAATCTTGGATTTCGCTGCGTAAAGGAACGTAAATGA
- a CDS encoding sugar phosphate isomerase/epimerase: MSQKLPFRFGSEVYTWFMSGNGQTHQGRLGHMIEIISKAGFTGIQPIFTWMGDLVDPDLLEAKLKEQGIELAALALALDWNNPEETEREREVADHAIRVLQRFPGAVLNTVQIPSGRHDIVQRQKNLVNIVNRVSARAAEKGIPCSYHPNSPHSSIIRTAEDYKIVLESLDISVTGWTPDVGHIINGGMDPLAKMKEYQSIINHVHYKDWDGAPEFALMGEGKVDLLGITQWLKDINYSGWIICEDEGVEALENPDFVTLHDGNWIQEKLIPGLK, translated from the coding sequence ATGTCACAAAAACTTCCTTTTCGTTTTGGCTCAGAGGTTTACACCTGGTTTATGAGTGGAAACGGACAAACGCATCAGGGCCGACTTGGGCACATGATCGAAATTATATCCAAGGCTGGTTTTACCGGAATCCAGCCGATTTTTACCTGGATGGGCGATTTAGTAGATCCGGATCTTTTGGAAGCAAAATTGAAGGAGCAAGGAATTGAGTTGGCCGCATTGGCGCTTGCTCTTGACTGGAATAATCCGGAGGAAACAGAAAGGGAGCGCGAAGTTGCAGATCATGCAATCCGTGTTTTGCAACGCTTTCCGGGAGCTGTCCTCAATACAGTTCAAATTCCATCCGGGCGTCATGACATTGTTCAGCGCCAAAAGAACCTGGTCAATATTGTCAATCGCGTTTCTGCAAGAGCTGCTGAAAAAGGCATTCCATGTAGTTACCATCCCAATTCACCGCATTCTTCAATCATTCGTACTGCCGAAGATTACAAAATCGTGCTTGAATCGTTGGACATTTCTGTCACCGGATGGACGCCGGACGTTGGCCACATCATCAATGGCGGAATGGATCCATTGGCGAAAATGAAAGAATATCAGTCGATTATCAATCATGTTCACTACAAAGACTGGGACGGTGCACCTGAATTTGCATTAATGGGGGAAGGGAAAGTAGACCTGTTAGGAATAACCCAGTGGCTGAAAGATATTAATTATTCGGGTTGGATCATTTGTGAGGATGAAGGCGTAGAAGCGCTCGAAAATCCGGATTTTGTGACTTTGCATGATGGAAATTGGATTCAGGAAAAATTGATCCCAGGATTAAAGTAG
- a CDS encoding sugar phosphate isomerase/epimerase, protein MNKIGFNVLAWTAAVSDDLFPVIDRLKGIGYDGVEFYLGAPDLAAYQRMGNYTKDLGLETTAVMTLGKDDNPISESVEVRAKALDKIKWGIDRAHALNAKIICGPFHSGHTIFVNRPAQEQEYALAGEVLAAAADYAAQADITFALEALNRFECYLCNTTAQLLKLVKAADHPNVRAMFDTHHANIEEKSYATAIDIIAPVLAHVHISENDRGTPGDGQVLWDDAFSSLAKINYQGWLTIEAFSRNDPDFANAIGVWREFSDPWDIAEKGYKFIREMSAKHNL, encoded by the coding sequence ATGAATAAAATTGGATTTAATGTACTTGCCTGGACGGCGGCTGTTTCGGATGATTTGTTCCCCGTTATAGATAGATTAAAGGGAATTGGATACGACGGTGTAGAATTTTATCTGGGAGCGCCGGATCTTGCTGCATATCAGAGAATGGGAAATTATACCAAAGATCTTGGCTTGGAAACAACGGCTGTGATGACTTTGGGTAAAGATGACAATCCCATAAGTGAATCAGTCGAAGTACGTGCAAAAGCGCTGGACAAAATCAAATGGGGCATTGATCGTGCCCATGCTTTAAATGCAAAAATTATCTGCGGTCCGTTCCATTCCGGTCATACCATTTTTGTAAATCGTCCGGCGCAGGAACAGGAATATGCGCTTGCCGGTGAGGTACTCGCGGCCGCTGCCGATTACGCCGCCCAAGCTGACATTACATTCGCACTGGAAGCGCTAAACCGTTTCGAATGTTACCTCTGCAATACAACAGCGCAGCTTTTGAAACTGGTGAAAGCGGCCGATCATCCTAATGTGAGGGCAATGTTTGACACGCATCACGCAAACATTGAAGAAAAAAGCTACGCGACTGCGATTGATATTATCGCACCAGTTTTAGCCCACGTTCATATCAGTGAAAACGACCGAGGCACTCCCGGCGACGGACAGGTTTTGTGGGATGATGCTTTTTCTTCTCTTGCCAAAATCAATTACCAGGGCTGGTTAACGATCGAAGCTTTTTCAAGAAACGATCCCGATTTCGCGAACGCAATCGGCGTATGGCGCGAATTTTCAGATCCATGGGACATCGCAGAAAAGGGTTACAAGTTCATTCGGGAAATGAGTGCGAAGCATAATTTGTAA